CATGCCTGGTCGTATAGATATTAAGCAACGGCCTTGTATTGTAGAAAAAAAGACTCGTTTAGGAGACTGGGAACTAGATACAGTCATAGGGGCAGGACATAAAGGCGTAATTGTATCAATGGTAGAAAGAACTTCCAAGCTAACTAAGCTCGCCAAAGTTTCTCATAAAACTGCAGAGGAAGTAAGTCAAGCGTTAATTGAACAACTTAAACCTATCAAAGATTTTGTACACACATTAACAGCAGACAACGGAAAAGAATTTGCCTATCACCAAATGGTTAGTTTCGAGCTAGAGACAGACTTCTACTTTGCAACGCCCTACCATTCTTGGGAAAGAGGCTTAAATGAGCATACAAACGGACTAGTTAGGCAATATTTTCCTAAAACACAAAGCTTTTTAGATACGACTTCCAAGGATATAGAAAGGGTGGAAACTTTACTAAATAACAGACCTAGAAAGGCTCTCAACTTCGAAACTCCACTAGAAGTGTTTACGAGATTATCTACAAACATGCTATGCTCGGGTGCACAATAGATGTTTTTTCAAGTATTTATATGTTCTTTTTTGTGCACTTCAAGGTTGAAAGGGCCAAGGCAATTTGTGCTTTTTTTGAAAATATTCCTAAATATCGGGAAGAACTGCAGCCTCTTTTATCTAAGAAATTTTACTTAGTTAAATCTTAATTTAAAGATAAACGAGTATATACTAGTGCCGATTCAAACGGCTAGCTTAATGGGATTTAAGTCAACGACTTGAAACTTGTCGTTTATCCTACATTTCAAAATATCTGTTATTTTCGGTATCTCTTCTAAGAAGAATCCTCTAATTGCCTGAAAAAAAGTCACCGACGTTTCGTAATATCGATTGTATACCTTCTTTTCCTTTAAGATCTTCCACAAGCGTTCAATAGGATTCAAATTCGGCGAATAAGGAGGGAGATAGTGCACTTTAATCCTAGAAGACATCAGAAACTCTTCTAGTTTCTTATTTTTGTTTGATCTTGCATTATCCAAAATTACATGAATAATTCGAGCCTCTGTCTGTTTTTCTAGCTTCTTGAAAAAATCGAGCATTGCATCGGCATCAACTGTCTTATATTCCTCTGTAAAAATCTTCATTCCTGTCAGGCAAAGAGCTCCAGCAAAATGCAATCGCAATTGTTTCCCGGATGTCTGCAAAGTCTTTTGAACGCCTTTTTTGATCCATCCACATACGGCTTGGGACTGATGTTCAGGATGCACAGCATCTATGAAATAGATCTCTTCATCAGGGTTTAAGGTCTCCTTTAAAGCCCTATATTGTTCTATGAAAATTCGTTGTTTTTCAGGAGCTAATTTCCCAGGAATCTTTTTAGGACGTTTATAAACAAATCCGTGCTGTATGAGCCAATCTGTCATGCCACTTCGGGAATATTTTATCCCATATTGCTCATGCACATAAGCTATGATCCCTTTGACTTTAAGATAGGTCTTTTCATGTAGGTGTTTTAGTAGAGACTCTTTTTGGTCTTGTGAAAGTTTTGATTTGCTACCGCCTCGAGGGCTACTTCCAGTTTTATTTTCGGAATCATATTCTCTGAGGTATTTCTGAACAGTGATAGGGCTTATCCGGAGTGTTTTAGCAAGATTTTTTGTTGAGATACCCTCATCATAGCCCAAAATTACACAAAGCCTATTCCGTTCAGAATAGTCTTTTGGATGCTTTAACTTGTGTTCTAAGTCAGCTCTCTGGCTAGGGATCAGTTTTTTCATACTCAATAGCTTAACACAAAACAAAATATTTTTCTATACGATTGAATCGGAACCACTATATCACTGACAGAAATGGGTGTATAGAAGCATTTTCAATACATAAAAACCATTGTTCGGTGTAAAAAACGTTTTAGCATATAGCTGTTTCCTTAAGCTATGCAAGAGAAACACTTACTTTGAACCGTATAAAAAGGATTAAAAGTAAGAGTTAAAAATTCCAAGACGCATTTATATTCATTTCATTCACTGTTGATCTTTTTCCAAAAACCCCTTCATATCCTATAGATAACTGGATGTCTCCTTGGCGGGAGACAAGAAATTGCGCACCCACGAGCAATTGATCGATTGTTTGGTGAAAGTTAGAAGTTGTAAAATCAGGTCTAAAAAATGTTCCCCCTCTAAATCCAGAAGTGTAATGACCGCGCGTTAGAGGAGTTGTTCTCAACCAACCTAGATTGACACTAGGAACTAAGCAAAAACCAGCAACACATGATTCTTTAGTGACTTTAATATTGACCAAAGAACGTAAAAAGGAAGAGCATTTGCCTTTTATAGAAAGGTCAATAGACTGAGCTCCTTTTTCTTTAAATTTCCCTTGGAACGAGTTGGTTTGATCTAATCTGATTTCAGGTTGAACGAAAAAATTGTCTATATGGAAAGGCTCTAATCTAAACCCTGCTAGGAGAATCTCTGAAAGGTTCCAAGTAGTAGGATCGCTATGCGCTTTTCTAGAAAGCCCTGGAAATACAATTTTTCGATCCACATCATAGAAATTACCTACTCCTAAAAGCAGAAAATCGAAATAGAAATTTTCACAGTCGTACTTAACATAAGGACCTAAGTATATGGAATCAGCATGAGCATGGCCC
This is a stretch of genomic DNA from Candidatus Rhabdochlamydia oedothoracis. It encodes these proteins:
- a CDS encoding IS630 family transposase translates to MKKLIPSQRADLEHKLKHPKDYSERNRLCVILGYDEGISTKNLAKTLRISPITVQKYLREYDSENKTGSSPRGGSKSKLSQDQKESLLKHLHEKTYLKVKGIIAYVHEQYGIKYSRSGMTDWLIQHGFVYKRPKKIPGKLAPEKQRIFIEQYRALKETLNPDEEIYFIDAVHPEHQSQAVCGWIKKGVQKTLQTSGKQLRLHFAGALCLTGMKIFTEEYKTVDADAMLDFFKKLEKQTEARIIHVILDNARSNKNKKLEEFLMSSRIKVHYLPPYSPNLNPIERLWKILKEKKVYNRYYETSVTFFQAIRGFFLEEIPKITDILKCRINDKFQVVDLNPIKLAV
- a CDS encoding IS30 family transposase; protein product: MIFNNQTQGETLPKGYHHLTYDQRCQIYILKARGDTSSSIANILKVHHSTISRELKRNKGQRGYRHQQAQEKAFLRKNSQPNKKMTPQIVTRIEEKIKLQWSPIQISGWLKRHGKEHVSHETIYNHIWKDKRQGGQLYRELRHRGKKYNKQRKGASGRGNMPGRIDIKQRPCIVEKKTRLGDWELDTVIGAGHKGVIVSMVERTSKLTKLAKVSHKTAEEVSQALIEQLKPIKDFVHTLTADNGKEFAYHQMVSFELETDFYFATPYHSWERGLNEHTNGLVRQYFPKTQSFLDTTSKDIERVETLLNNRPRKALNFETPLEVFTRLSTNMLCSGAQ